The following are encoded together in the Triticum dicoccoides isolate Atlit2015 ecotype Zavitan chromosome 6B, WEW_v2.0, whole genome shotgun sequence genome:
- the LOC119323087 gene encoding STOREKEEPER protein-like: MAPKRAAKKAAPPPPPPPPAASSEESESRSRSEESEGEDAESPPPAPTPAPKSTPAPPQEGEEEEEESEEEDEEESDEEPAHAAPAAAATPKNKPPPPQQGGDSDSSSDEEEEEPTKAAPPSALKKQPPPPPPPRQSEESDASDEEEEEGESEEEAPPPPPPKLAPKQAPEGRKPQAAAETKKPAAFNRIWSTDDEVRILEALAAHQKQHGTLPQPDALVDALAGKLDNRAYGSKELQGKVLALRRRYLLLSKKGEPPSKEHDRRVLELSKMVWEGGDTAAAAPAKAANGQEPKGFEEMCELYPYLAEQVRELDAANPGIFKRQFGMMDDDKARAMDEKIKRQRVAQMKVELRRHDLAREVTKAIIDLVD, translated from the coding sequence ATGGCCCCCAAGCGCGCCGCGAAGAAGGCGGCacccccgcctccgcctccgcctccggctgCCTCCTCTGAGGAGAGCGAATCCCGCTCGCGCTCCGAGGAGTCGGAGGGCGAAGACGCCGAGTCCCCTCCCCCCGCCCCCACCCCGGCCCCCAAGAGCACGCCGGCGCCCCcgcaggagggagaggaggaggaggaggagtctgaagaggaagacgaggaggagtcTGATGAGGAGCCCGCCCACGcggccccagccgccgccgccacccccaagAACAAGCCTCCGCCGCCGCAACAGGGAGGTGACTCCGATTCTTcttccgacgaggaggaggaggagcccacCAAGGCGGCCCCTCCCTCCGCCCTGAAGAAAcaacccccgccgccgccgccgccgcggcagaGCGAGGAATCGGAcgcctccgacgaggaagaagaggagggtgAGTCCGAGGaggaggcgccgccgccgccgccgccgaagcttgCTCCAAAGCAGGCGCCAGAGGGCCGGAAGCCCCAGGCAGCGGCGGAGACCAAGAAGCCGGCCGCTTTCAACCGCATCTGGTCCACCGACGACGAGGTGCGTATCCTCGAGGCCCTTGCTGCTCACCAAAAGCAGCACGGCACGCTGCCGCAGCCGGACGCCCTCGTGGACGCCCTTGCAGGAAAGCTCGACAACCGTGCCTACGGCAGCAAGGAACTCCAGGGGAAGGTCTTGGCCCTGAGGCGTCGTTACCTCCTTCTCAGCAAGAAGGGCGAGCCCCCGAGCAAGGAGCATGACCGCCGGGTGCTGGAACTTTCCAAGATGGTCTGGGAAGGCGGTGACACGGCCGCAGCTGCCCCTGCGAAGGCGGCAAATGGCCAGGAGCCAAAGGGGTTCGAGGAGATGTGCGAGCTGTATCCGTACCTGGCGGAGCAGGTGAGGGAGCTGGATGCGGCGAACCCGGGCATCTTCAAGAGGCAGTTCGGGATGATGGACGACGACAAGGCGCGCGCGATGGACGAGAAGATCAAGAGGCAGAGGGTGGCGCAGATGAAGGTGGAGCTGCGCCGCCACGACCTGGCCAGGGAGGTGACCAAGGCGATCATCGACCTGGTCGACTGA